A window of Scomber scombrus chromosome 23, fScoSco1.1, whole genome shotgun sequence contains these coding sequences:
- the zgc:103586 gene encoding zgc:103586, which yields MTDKVKELVSKCLQARDMAYCPYSRFPVGAAILTTDGAIITGCNVENASYGLTVCAERTAIQRAVVEGHRQFTAIAVTCDIKDRFVGPCGACRQVLMEFGSEWIVYLTKPDGSYKETSLNELLPLAFTPAHLNN from the exons ATGACAG ATAAGGTAAAAGAGCTCGTTTCCAAGTGCCTGCAGGCCCGGGACATGGCATACTGCCCCTACAGCCGCTTCCCTGTCGGTGCTGCAATACTGACAACAGATGGCGCTATAATCACAG GCTGTAATGTGGAGAACGCCTCCTACGGTCTGACGGTGTGTGCTGAGCGGACGGCCATCCAGAGGGCCGTGGTGGAGGGACACAGGCAGTTCACTGCCATCGCTGTCACATG TGACATCAAAGACCGCTTCGTTGGGCCATGTGGAGCATGTCGACAGGTTCTTATGGAG TTTGGATCAGAGTGGATTGTATACCTGACCAAGCCAGACGGATCTTACAAAGAGACCAGCCTTAATGAACTGTTGCCGCTCGCCTTTACCCCAGCTCACCTGAACAACTGA
- the fis1 gene encoding mitochondrial fission 1 protein — MEAVLSDVVAPEDLLKFEKKYNSELVKGAVSKETKFEYAWCLIRSKYTDDIKKGTVLLGELVQKASKEDSRDFLFYLAVANYRLKEYEKALKYIRTLLKNEPGNKQALEMEKLIDKALKKDGLVGMAIVGGIGLGVAGLAGLIGLAVSKGAAKS; from the exons ATGGAGGCCGTGCTAAGTGATGTGGTAGCTCCTGAAGACCTTTTA AAATTTGAGAAGAAGTACAACAGTGAGCTGGTGAAGGGAGCTGTGTCCAAAGAAACAAAGTTTGAATATGCTTGGTGTCTGATCAGGAGCAAATACACAGATGATATCAAGAAGGGAACTGTACTCCTAGGAG AGCTTGTTCAGAAAGCATCGAAGGAAGACTCCCGCGACTTCCTGTTCTACCTTGCAGTGGCCAACTACAGACTCAAA GAATATGAAAAGGCGCTGAAATACATCCGAACTCTTCTAAAGAACGAGCCGGGGAACAAGCAGGCTCTGGAGATGGAGAAACTCATCGACAAGGCTCTAAAGAAAG ATGGCTTGGTCGGCATGGCGATCGTCGGGGGAATCGGTCTCGGCGTGGCCGGCCTAGCAGGCCTCATCGGCTTGGCCGTGTCGAAGGGAGCTGCCAAATCCTAA